The following proteins are co-located in the Acidobacteriota bacterium genome:
- a CDS encoding error-prone DNA polymerase, producing the protein MYVELHAASAFSFLEAASLPETLVERAAVLGYPALALLDRHSLAGAPRFHLAAKRAGLRALIGAELTIRAGEPDGPRPPVLWRLPVLVASRDGYRHLCRLITRMKLTAPKGEGALALDDLDGQVGGLVALAGRPALAPSHYGVGGQLDRLVGVFGQANVYVELQRHLLRDEEADNQALIALASAFRVPVVATHGVRFATAAERPLYDVLTCIRHKTTLERAGKRLAWNAERALEPPAVMAARFADMPAAVEATRELADRLEYTMADLGYRFPDYPVPAGETQASFLRKITEVGARERYRPFHDRARAQVARELDLIEKLDLAGYFLIVWDIVNFCRQQGILVQGRGSAANSAVCYSLGITAVDPVGMELLFERFLSEERGEWPDIDLDLPSGDRRERVIQYVYQRYGRHGAAMTANVITYRGRSAARELGKVLDFDAATIDRLAKAMRPFEWQDPSETLARHLADCRLDPGDSRLRLFADLWQRMQDLPRHLGQHSGGMIVCQGRLDEVAPLEPAAMPGRVVVQWDKEDCADMGIVKVDLLGLGMMAVLQDALTIVNTASRSPGGIEASGGEGEVPPALDLAHLPSDDPVVYDMLQAADTIGVFQVESRAQMATLPRLKPRHFYDLVVEVAIIRPGPIVGQMVHPYLRRRRGDEPVVYPHPSLEPILKRTLGVPLFQEQLLRIAMVAAGFSGGEAEELRRAMGFKRSEARMRQIETRLRAGMAKQGITGEAAEAIVRSIVSFALYGFPESHAASFALLVYASAYLKAHYPSAFYTALLNNQPMGFYHPATLVKDAQRRGVRFTPIDVQASDWLCRVDPDGSVRLGLCYVRGLREEVGRAIERASAAGAEAPALRGEASARGAPAAVSSPAERGRRPAPTVACPKCGADDPSMLEAVAGPTPGGRWFCNVCAHDWKAAPAPRPRFRSLEHFVATTGVRRDELAVLAEIGALNAFGHDRRSALWQIERAVRPAGALFEGVDDEEDDDVDRRGGVDRVGGPGERGSPLQPMTRRDRVVADYAGTGLTIGPHPMAFERQGLALRGVLRAADLSAARSGRRVRVAGAVITRQRPGTAKGFVFLTLEDETGIANVIVRPDLFDRARLTIVGEPFLVIEGVLQQQDGVTSVRAERVAPLAARQAPCPGSHDFR; encoded by the coding sequence ATGTACGTCGAACTCCACGCGGCTTCAGCCTTCTCCTTCCTCGAAGCGGCCTCGTTACCCGAAACGCTGGTCGAACGGGCCGCTGTGCTCGGCTATCCGGCACTGGCGCTCCTCGATCGTCACAGCCTGGCCGGGGCGCCCCGGTTCCACCTCGCCGCGAAGCGTGCCGGTCTCAGGGCCCTCATCGGCGCCGAGCTGACCATTCGCGCGGGCGAGCCCGACGGCCCGCGTCCACCGGTGCTCTGGCGCCTGCCGGTGCTCGTCGCCTCGCGCGATGGGTACCGCCACCTGTGCCGCCTCATCACGCGGATGAAGCTCACGGCGCCGAAAGGCGAGGGGGCGCTCGCGCTCGACGATCTCGACGGGCAGGTGGGGGGGCTCGTCGCGCTCGCCGGGCGTCCGGCGCTCGCGCCGTCGCATTACGGCGTGGGCGGCCAGCTCGATCGCCTCGTCGGCGTCTTCGGCCAGGCCAACGTCTACGTCGAGCTGCAGCGCCACCTGCTGCGCGACGAGGAGGCCGACAACCAGGCGCTCATCGCGCTGGCCTCGGCTTTTCGCGTGCCGGTCGTCGCGACCCACGGCGTGCGGTTCGCCACGGCGGCCGAGCGGCCGCTGTACGACGTGCTCACCTGCATCCGCCACAAGACGACGCTCGAGCGGGCGGGGAAGCGTCTCGCGTGGAACGCGGAACGTGCGCTCGAGCCGCCGGCGGTGATGGCCGCGCGGTTCGCCGACATGCCGGCCGCCGTCGAGGCGACGCGCGAGCTGGCCGATCGGCTCGAGTACACGATGGCCGATCTCGGCTATCGGTTTCCCGACTACCCGGTGCCGGCAGGCGAGACGCAGGCGTCGTTCCTGCGCAAGATCACCGAGGTGGGCGCGCGCGAGCGCTATCGCCCCTTCCACGATCGTGCGCGGGCGCAGGTGGCACGCGAGCTCGATCTCATCGAGAAGCTCGACCTCGCCGGCTACTTCCTCATCGTCTGGGACATCGTCAATTTCTGCCGGCAGCAGGGCATTCTCGTGCAGGGGCGCGGATCGGCGGCCAACAGCGCCGTGTGCTACAGCCTCGGCATCACGGCGGTCGACCCGGTGGGGATGGAGCTGCTCTTCGAGCGCTTCCTGTCGGAGGAGCGCGGCGAGTGGCCCGACATCGACCTCGACCTGCCGAGCGGCGATCGACGCGAGCGTGTCATCCAGTACGTCTACCAGCGCTACGGCCGGCACGGTGCGGCGATGACGGCCAACGTGATCACGTACCGTGGGCGCAGCGCCGCGCGCGAGCTGGGCAAGGTGCTCGACTTCGACGCGGCGACGATCGACCGGCTCGCGAAGGCCATGCGCCCGTTCGAGTGGCAGGACCCGTCCGAGACGCTCGCGCGCCATCTCGCCGACTGCCGGCTCGATCCCGGCGACTCGCGCTTGCGGCTCTTTGCCGACCTCTGGCAGCGTATGCAGGATCTGCCCCGGCACCTCGGCCAGCACTCGGGCGGCATGATCGTCTGCCAGGGGCGGCTCGACGAGGTCGCCCCCCTCGAGCCCGCCGCCATGCCGGGCCGCGTCGTCGTGCAGTGGGACAAGGAAGACTGCGCCGACATGGGCATCGTGAAGGTCGATTTGCTGGGGCTCGGCATGATGGCGGTGCTGCAGGACGCGTTGACGATCGTCAATACGGCGAGCCGATCGCCAGGCGGCATCGAGGCGTCCGGTGGCGAGGGGGAGGTGCCGCCGGCCCTCGATCTCGCACACCTGCCGTCCGACGATCCGGTGGTGTACGACATGCTGCAGGCTGCCGACACGATCGGCGTCTTCCAGGTCGAGTCGCGCGCGCAGATGGCGACGCTGCCGCGGCTCAAGCCGCGGCATTTCTACGATCTCGTCGTCGAGGTCGCCATCATCCGGCCAGGACCCATCGTCGGGCAGATGGTGCACCCCTATCTTCGGCGACGTCGCGGCGACGAACCGGTCGTCTACCCGCATCCGTCGCTCGAACCGATCCTGAAGCGCACGCTCGGCGTGCCGCTCTTCCAGGAGCAACTGCTGCGCATCGCGATGGTCGCGGCCGGCTTCAGCGGCGGCGAGGCCGAGGAACTCCGACGGGCCATGGGCTTCAAGCGGTCGGAGGCCCGGATGCGACAGATCGAGACGCGGCTGCGGGCCGGCATGGCGAAGCAGGGCATCACGGGCGAAGCGGCCGAAGCCATCGTCCGGTCGATCGTGTCGTTTGCGCTGTATGGGTTTCCGGAGTCGCACGCGGCGAGCTTCGCGCTGCTCGTGTACGCGAGCGCGTACCTGAAGGCGCACTACCCGTCGGCGTTCTACACGGCGCTGCTCAACAACCAGCCCATGGGCTTCTACCACCCAGCCACGCTCGTGAAGGACGCGCAACGCCGCGGCGTGCGCTTCACGCCGATTGACGTGCAGGCGTCCGACTGGCTGTGCCGGGTCGATCCGGACGGCTCGGTGCGGCTGGGGCTCTGCTACGTGCGCGGCCTGCGCGAGGAGGTGGGGCGGGCCATCGAGCGTGCGTCTGCCGCCGGGGCGGAAGCCCCGGCGCTACGGGGTGAAGCCTCGGCGCGAGGGGCGCCGGCGGCGGTGTCGTCGCCCGCAGAGCGAGGGCGTCGGCCGGCGCCGACGGTGGCCTGCCCGAAGTGCGGCGCCGACGATCCTTCGATGCTCGAGGCCGTCGCCGGCCCGACGCCGGGCGGGCGCTGGTTCTGCAACGTGTGCGCGCACGATTGGAAGGCTGCGCCAGCGCCGCGCCCGCGCTTTCGTTCGCTCGAACACTTCGTCGCCACGACCGGCGTGCGGCGCGACGAACTGGCCGTGCTCGCCGAGATTGGCGCGCTCAATGCCTTCGGCCACGATCGGCGCAGCGCCCTCTGGCAGATCGAGCGTGCCGTGCGCCCGGCCGGAGCGTTGTTCGAAGGTGTCGACGACGAGGAGGACGACGACGTCGATCGTCGGGGTGGTGTCGACCGGGTCGGCGGGCCGGGCGAGAGAGGGTCACCGCTGCAGCCGATGACGCGCCGCGATCGCGTGGTGGCCGACTACGCCGGCACGGGGCTCACCATCGGGCCGCACCCCATGGCGTTCGAGCGACAGGGGCTGGCGTTGCGCGGCGTGCTGAGGGCCGCCGATCTGTCCGCGGCGCGCTCCGGCCGGCGCGTGCGCGTCGCCGGCGCGGTCATCACCCGTCAACGCCCCGGCACCGCGAAGGGCTTCGTCTTCCTGACGCTCGAGGACGAGACCGGCATCGCCAACGTCATCGTGCGCCCCGATCTGTTCGATCGCGCGCGACTCACCATTGTCGGCGAGCCGTTTCTCGTGATCGAAGGCGTGCTGCAGCAGCAGGACGGCGTGACGTCGGTCAGGGCCGAGCGGGTGGCGCCGCTCGCCGCCCGGCAGGCGCCATGCCCCGGCTCGCACGATTTCCGATAG
- a CDS encoding PQQ-dependent sugar dehydrogenase, with amino-acid sequence MHTGGFKTLAARTASIGLVVMMAHPGAARAQSLVDPTLAVSTVASGLSQPIGLAFIGPDDLLVTEKASGQVKRITNGVLQGVVLDLAVNSNSERGLLGIALHPEFPANPGVYLYHTESTTGTDTNVAANVPLLGNRVDRFNWNGSTLVFAHNVAKLRAFQNDRNNVADPTLPVLRGNHNGGVIRFGPDGKLYVIIGDVGRRGWTQNNLAGPVPDDDFGGPAPDDAHLTGVILRLNDDGSTPRDNPFYVSGQQVGRRIGGVVGEEVGRSVQRVFAYGVRNSFGMTFDPKKGDLWTTENGGRAFDEINRVERGFNGGWVQVMGPLHRVLDYRDIEIDAGVGANGPNGLQQLRWPAENIAESHNRARQAMFDLPGSHLRDPEFSWKHVVPPAGLGFVDGPGLGEAYDGDLLVGSAVFRPVAAPPSVMANPGHLYRFRLNGGRNRFVFDDERLRDKVADNTGRDDWMTEGEEILFGTDFGIVTDIQTGPDGAVYLVSPSSGTIRKIWRP; translated from the coding sequence ATGCACACGGGAGGATTCAAGACCCTTGCGGCGCGGACCGCGTCGATCGGTCTCGTCGTGATGATGGCGCACCCGGGTGCGGCCCGGGCGCAGAGCCTCGTGGACCCCACCCTCGCGGTGTCGACCGTCGCAAGCGGCCTCAGCCAGCCCATCGGACTCGCGTTCATCGGGCCCGACGACCTCCTCGTCACCGAGAAGGCGTCCGGGCAGGTCAAGCGCATCACGAACGGCGTGCTTCAGGGCGTGGTGCTCGACCTGGCAGTCAACTCGAACAGTGAGCGTGGGCTGCTCGGCATCGCGCTTCACCCGGAGTTTCCCGCGAACCCTGGCGTATACCTCTACCACACCGAGAGCACGACCGGCACCGACACGAACGTGGCTGCCAACGTTCCGCTGCTGGGCAACCGCGTGGATCGCTTCAATTGGAACGGTAGCACTCTGGTTTTCGCCCACAACGTCGCGAAGCTGCGGGCGTTCCAGAACGACCGGAACAACGTGGCCGACCCGACACTACCCGTGCTGCGCGGGAACCACAACGGCGGCGTGATCCGGTTCGGACCCGACGGCAAGCTCTATGTCATCATCGGCGACGTCGGCCGGCGCGGCTGGACGCAGAACAACCTGGCAGGCCCTGTGCCCGACGATGACTTCGGCGGACCGGCGCCAGACGACGCCCATCTCACCGGCGTGATTCTCCGGCTCAACGACGACGGCAGTACGCCACGCGACAACCCGTTCTACGTGTCGGGCCAGCAGGTCGGCCGTCGCATCGGCGGCGTGGTGGGCGAGGAGGTGGGCCGAAGCGTGCAGCGCGTCTTCGCGTATGGCGTTCGCAACAGCTTCGGTATGACGTTCGACCCGAAGAAAGGGGACCTGTGGACGACCGAGAACGGTGGACGGGCCTTCGACGAGATCAACCGAGTCGAACGTGGGTTCAATGGAGGCTGGGTGCAGGTGATGGGCCCGCTGCACCGCGTGCTGGACTATCGCGACATCGAGATTGATGCCGGCGTTGGCGCCAACGGCCCCAATGGCCTGCAGCAGCTGCGCTGGCCGGCCGAGAACATCGCTGAGTCGCACAATCGGGCCAGGCAGGCGATGTTCGATCTCCCAGGCTCCCACCTGCGCGACCCGGAGTTCAGTTGGAAGCACGTGGTGCCGCCGGCCGGTCTCGGGTTCGTCGATGGACCCGGACTCGGCGAGGCGTACGACGGCGACCTGCTCGTCGGCTCGGCCGTCTTCCGGCCCGTGGCCGCGCCGCCGAGCGTCATGGCCAATCCTGGGCACCTCTACCGCTTCCGGCTGAACGGCGGACGGAACAGGTTCGTCTTCGACGACGAGCGACTGAGAGACAAGGTCGCGGACAACACCGGTCGCGACGACTGGATGACGGAAGGCGAGGAGATCCTCTTCGGCACGGACTTCGGCATCGTCACCGACATCCAGACGGGTCCCGACGGCGCGGTCTATCTCGTCAGTCCATCGAGCGGCACGATCCGCAAGATCTGGAGGCCCTGA
- a CDS encoding sugar kinase translates to MPKVVTFGEIMLRLSPPGFERFFQSPTLSATFGGGEANVAVSLAHFGLESCFVSRLPKHAIGDAAVKTLRGEGVRTDLLVRGGERVGIYFAEAGASQRASTVVYDRAHSAISELEPGSVDWSAVFAGAAWFHVTGITPALGPRSATNTADAMAAAKAAGARVSVDLNYRKKLWTEAQAQATMRPLMRHVDVVIANEEDIQSVLGLHVPETDVTSGQLNVDGYREVAAEVSTTFGPAIVAITLRESLSASDNGWSAAMWDAAGGQFHVSQHYDVRLVDRIGGGDSFAAGLIYGLVTGRTPEAALRFAVAASALKQTIPGDFNRVSVDEVDRLARGDASGRVQR, encoded by the coding sequence ATGCCCAAAGTCGTGACCTTCGGCGAGATCATGCTGCGCCTGAGCCCTCCGGGGTTCGAGCGTTTCTTCCAGTCGCCAACCCTGTCTGCCACGTTTGGCGGTGGCGAGGCGAACGTCGCGGTCAGCCTGGCGCACTTTGGTCTCGAGAGCTGCTTCGTCAGCCGCCTGCCGAAGCACGCGATAGGGGATGCTGCGGTGAAGACGCTGCGGGGCGAGGGCGTCCGAACCGACCTGCTCGTGCGCGGCGGCGAGCGCGTGGGCATCTACTTTGCCGAAGCCGGCGCGAGCCAGCGGGCGTCGACCGTGGTCTACGACCGCGCGCACTCGGCCATCAGCGAGCTCGAGCCCGGCAGCGTCGACTGGTCCGCGGTGTTCGCCGGTGCCGCCTGGTTCCACGTGACCGGCATCACGCCCGCGCTCGGCCCCAGGTCGGCGACCAACACCGCCGACGCGATGGCCGCCGCGAAGGCGGCCGGCGCCCGTGTGAGCGTCGACTTGAACTATAGGAAGAAGCTCTGGACCGAGGCGCAGGCGCAGGCGACGATGCGCCCGCTCATGCGGCACGTGGACGTCGTCATCGCCAACGAGGAAGACATCCAGTCGGTGCTGGGGCTGCACGTGCCCGAGACCGACGTGACGAGCGGTCAGCTCAATGTCGACGGCTATCGGGAGGTGGCCGCGGAGGTGAGCACGACCTTCGGCCCGGCCATCGTCGCCATCACGCTGCGCGAGAGTCTGTCGGCGAGCGACAACGGCTGGAGCGCGGCGATGTGGGACGCGGCCGGCGGCCAGTTCCACGTCAGCCAGCACTACGACGTGCGGCTCGTCGATCGCATTGGCGGCGGCGACAGCTTCGCCGCGGGCCTCATCTACGGCCTCGTCACGGGACGGACGCCCGAGGCCGCGCTGCGCTTCGCGGTCGCGGCGAGTGCGCTCAAGCAGACGATTCCCGGCGACTTCAACCGCGTGTCGGTCGACGAGGTCGATCGCCTCGCAAGGGGCGACGCCTCAGGCCGCGTCCAGCGGTGA
- the eda gene encoding bifunctional 4-hydroxy-2-oxoglutarate aldolase/2-dehydro-3-deoxy-phosphogluconate aldolase, translating into MTVTSRVDVTRAIEQHGVVAVIRLKDPDRLRGVVDALAEGGVRALEVTMTVPRAIEMIGQLAPTLPPGFLLGAGTVLDSETARLAILAGARFVVSPVFRPEVIAICHRYDVAAMPGCFTPTEILAAWEAGADVVKVFPATALGPGFFKDVRGPLPQVKLMPTGGVSLTNAGDWIRAGAVAVGVGTALLDAKAIAAGDFGVITTNARTIVASVEAARETR; encoded by the coding sequence ATGACAGTCACCAGCCGCGTGGACGTGACGCGGGCCATCGAACAACACGGGGTCGTGGCGGTCATCCGCCTGAAGGATCCGGACAGACTGCGGGGCGTCGTAGACGCACTCGCCGAGGGCGGCGTGCGCGCGCTCGAGGTGACGATGACCGTCCCGCGCGCCATCGAGATGATCGGCCAACTGGCGCCAACGCTCCCGCCCGGCTTCCTGCTCGGCGCGGGCACCGTGCTCGACAGCGAGACGGCGCGGCTCGCGATCCTCGCCGGGGCGCGCTTCGTGGTCAGTCCGGTCTTCCGGCCTGAGGTGATCGCGATATGCCACCGCTACGACGTGGCCGCGATGCCGGGCTGCTTCACGCCGACCGAGATTCTCGCCGCCTGGGAGGCCGGCGCCGACGTCGTGAAGGTGTTCCCCGCGACCGCCCTCGGGCCGGGGTTCTTCAAGGACGTCCGCGGGCCGCTGCCGCAGGTGAAGCTGATGCCCACCGGCGGCGTCTCGCTCACGAACGCTGGCGACTGGATCAGGGCCGGCGCCGTCGCGGTGGGCGTCGGCACGGCGCTGCTCGACGCCAAGGCCATCGCCGCAGGCGACTTCGGCGTCATCACCACGAATGCCAGGACCATCGTCGCCAGCGTCGAGGCGGCGCGGGAGACACGCTGA
- a CDS encoding FadR family transcriptional regulator, giving the protein MSNLSESTRDHPGGESAPTGSTGLVVAYVRGLIDRRGLRPGDRLPGERDLAAQVGVSRPTVRAGLRALAAMGVVQSRHGSGTYIPEGSPQLGREALRFLAALHGLTREEMYEARRILEIGAAGLAAERATADEMATLAEEVASLFASLDDPVRFLDHDMAFHRAVAAASGNPIVASLVEMVAGLYRDRRRVTAGQASDRDLRDAADMHRRIYQAIRAHDPVAARAAMHDHLVQASACQAQEPAGAPAS; this is encoded by the coding sequence ATGTCGAACCTCTCGGAGTCCACCCGCGATCACCCGGGGGGCGAGTCGGCGCCCACCGGCAGCACCGGCCTGGTCGTGGCGTACGTCCGGGGTCTCATCGACCGCCGCGGCTTGCGTCCGGGCGACCGCCTGCCGGGCGAACGTGACCTGGCCGCGCAGGTGGGCGTCAGTCGGCCGACCGTGCGCGCGGGGCTGAGGGCTCTGGCCGCCATGGGTGTCGTGCAGTCGCGCCACGGGTCGGGCACGTACATCCCGGAAGGATCGCCTCAGCTCGGGCGCGAGGCGCTGCGCTTCCTGGCCGCCCTCCACGGGCTGACGCGCGAGGAGATGTACGAGGCGCGACGGATCCTCGAGATCGGCGCGGCGGGACTCGCCGCCGAACGGGCGACCGCCGACGAGATGGCCACGCTGGCGGAAGAGGTTGCGAGCCTGTTCGCGTCGCTCGATGATCCGGTGCGTTTCCTCGACCACGACATGGCGTTCCATCGGGCGGTCGCCGCGGCGTCCGGCAACCCGATCGTCGCCTCGCTCGTCGAGATGGTCGCCGGCCTCTATCGCGACCGCCGCCGCGTGACGGCGGGGCAGGCGTCCGATCGCGACCTGCGCGACGCCGCCGACATGCATCGGCGGATCTACCAGGCCATCCGGGCACACGACCCCGTGGCGGCCCGCGCGGCCATGCACGATCACCTCGTTCAAGCCAGCGCCTGCCAGGCGCAGGAACCGGCCGGAGCGCCGGCGTCGTGA
- a CDS encoding SDR family oxidoreductase, with the protein MTLSLFDLTGRVAVVVGGTSGIGRTLALGLAAAGADVAATGRRAALVDEVSGEIARHGRRTLAMAADVADSGSLVRLRERCLETFGRIDIVVAAAGITKRVPSSEMGEGDWQRIVDTNLTGTWRTCRVFGAPMLERGHGRVITIASLSSFVGLHEVAAYTASKAGVAGITRALAVEWGARGVTVNALAPGVFRTDMNETLLDSPRGREFLMRTPMARFGRLDELVGAAVFLASEAASFVNGHVLVVDGGLLASGVNQ; encoded by the coding sequence GTGACGCTCTCGCTGTTTGACCTCACCGGCCGTGTCGCCGTCGTCGTGGGCGGCACCTCGGGCATCGGGCGGACGCTGGCGCTCGGCCTGGCGGCGGCCGGCGCCGACGTCGCGGCGACCGGCCGCCGTGCGGCGCTCGTCGACGAGGTCAGCGGTGAGATCGCCCGGCACGGTCGGCGCACGCTCGCGATGGCGGCCGACGTGGCCGATTCCGGCTCGCTCGTGCGCCTGCGCGAGCGCTGCCTCGAGACGTTCGGCCGGATCGACATCGTCGTGGCGGCGGCGGGGATCACGAAGCGCGTGCCTTCGAGCGAGATGGGTGAGGGAGACTGGCAGCGCATCGTCGACACCAACCTGACGGGCACGTGGCGGACCTGCCGGGTGTTCGGCGCGCCGATGCTCGAGCGCGGCCACGGGCGTGTGATCACGATCGCGTCGCTGTCGTCGTTCGTCGGCCTGCACGAAGTGGCGGCCTACACGGCGAGCAAGGCCGGCGTGGCCGGGATCACGCGTGCGCTCGCCGTCGAGTGGGGCGCGCGCGGCGTCACCGTGAACGCGCTCGCGCCAGGCGTCTTCCGCACCGACATGAACGAGACCCTCCTCGATTCGCCGAGGGGACGCGAGTTCCTGATGCGCACGCCGATGGCCCGGTTCGGCCGGCTCGACGAACTGGTGGGCGCCGCCGTGTTCCTCGCCTCGGAGGCCGCGAGCTTCGTCAACGGCCACGTGCTCGTCGTCGACGGCGGGCTGCTGGCGAGCGGGGTCAACCAGTGA
- a CDS encoding UxaA family hydrolase, with amino-acid sequence MTAILRISERDNVATALEALDPGREVAAGDLVVVVRERIPAGHKVALAVIEAGAQVVKYGSPIGVACRRIGAGTHVHVHNIVSTRGRGDLVEQERPGPAVARLAEPDGETPGRTDAAARRDEAEGTAS; translated from the coding sequence GTGACGGCCATCCTGCGGATCAGCGAGCGGGACAACGTCGCGACGGCGCTCGAGGCGCTCGATCCGGGGCGCGAGGTCGCCGCCGGCGACCTCGTCGTCGTCGTGCGGGAACGGATCCCGGCCGGTCACAAGGTGGCGCTCGCGGTCATCGAGGCGGGGGCCCAGGTCGTCAAGTATGGCAGCCCGATCGGCGTGGCCTGCCGCCGCATCGGCGCCGGCACTCACGTGCACGTGCACAACATCGTGAGCACGCGGGGGCGGGGCGACCTCGTCGAACAGGAGCGGCCCGGACCGGCGGTCGCGCGGCTCGCCGAACCCGATGGTGAGACCCCGGGGCGCACCGACGCTGCCGCCCGGCGCGACGAGGCGGAGGGCACGGCATCATGA
- a CDS encoding UxaA family hydrolase: MSERAGFFGFPRPDGRVGVRNHVLVVPTVVCASVVCERIAAQSGSSVVALPHQAGCGQLGPDMWTTHDTLEAYCGHPNVGAVVVVALGCEQVVAQQLAGAARAAGKPCEVVAIQAEGGSLRAVAAGTAIASRLAGELAPVARQWCGIDTLVLSLKCGGSDYTSGLASNPALGRVADRLVDLGGATVLGEVAEIMGAEHLLAARAAEPEAAVQLVRIVDRVEAEALALGLDIRGTQPSPGNIRGGLTTIEEKSLGATHKGGETSPLTDVVPYAGRITRKGLTVMDTPGLDVEAVTGMVAGGAQVVVFTTGLGTPTGNPIAPVIKITGNRRTASHMADNIDLDVSGIIGDRETLQSAADRLFDLVLAVASGGPVAAESLGHREFAIHRRNPTI, from the coding sequence ATGAGCGAGCGCGCCGGCTTCTTCGGCTTCCCCCGCCCCGATGGCCGGGTGGGGGTGCGCAACCACGTGCTCGTGGTCCCGACGGTCGTGTGCGCGTCGGTGGTGTGCGAACGGATCGCCGCGCAGTCGGGGTCGTCGGTCGTGGCGTTACCGCACCAGGCCGGGTGCGGCCAGCTCGGGCCCGACATGTGGACGACGCACGACACGCTGGAGGCCTACTGCGGGCATCCGAACGTCGGCGCCGTGGTCGTGGTCGCGCTCGGGTGCGAGCAGGTCGTGGCGCAGCAGCTCGCAGGCGCCGCGCGGGCGGCGGGGAAACCGTGCGAGGTCGTGGCCATTCAGGCCGAGGGCGGATCGTTGCGCGCGGTCGCGGCCGGGACGGCCATCGCCTCGCGTTTGGCCGGTGAGCTCGCGCCGGTGGCCCGCCAGTGGTGCGGCATCGACACGCTCGTGCTCTCGCTCAAGTGCGGCGGCTCCGATTACACGTCTGGCCTCGCCTCGAACCCCGCGCTGGGGCGCGTGGCCGACCGCCTCGTCGATCTCGGTGGCGCGACGGTCCTCGGCGAGGTCGCCGAGATCATGGGGGCGGAGCACCTGCTCGCCGCGCGCGCGGCCGAGCCCGAGGCCGCCGTGCAGCTCGTGCGCATCGTGGATCGCGTGGAGGCCGAGGCGCTCGCGCTGGGGCTCGACATCCGCGGCACGCAGCCGTCGCCCGGCAACATCCGCGGCGGGCTCACGACGATCGAGGAGAAGTCGCTCGGCGCGACGCACAAGGGTGGCGAGACCTCGCCGCTCACCGACGTCGTGCCCTATGCGGGCCGGATCACGCGCAAGGGGCTGACGGTGATGGACACGCCGGGGCTCGACGTCGAAGCCGTGACCGGCATGGTGGCCGGCGGCGCGCAGGTGGTCGTCTTCACGACCGGGCTCGGCACGCCGACCGGCAATCCCATCGCGCCCGTCATCAAGATCACCGGCAACCGGCGGACGGCGTCGCACATGGCCGACAACATCGACCTCGACGTCAGTGGCATCATCGGCGATCGCGAGACACTGCAGTCGGCGGCCGACAGGCTCTTCGATCTGGTCCTGGCGGTCGCCTCGGGCGGGCCCGTCGCCGCCGAATCGCTCGGCCACCGCGAGTTCGCCATCCACCGGCGCAACCCCACGATCTGA
- a CDS encoding STAS domain-containing protein, whose amino-acid sequence MPHPFVVHRSTEGELSVLSLDGHLDAHTAPEFERAIQAEIDDGRVRLIVDGSDLRYISSAGLGVFMSFIEEVRDKGGDIKICGLVPKVRQIFDILGFPAIYDLVDSRDAAIQRFAEAPTREV is encoded by the coding sequence ATGCCCCACCCGTTCGTCGTCCATCGCTCCACCGAAGGTGAGCTGTCGGTCCTCAGCCTGGACGGACACCTCGACGCGCACACGGCGCCGGAGTTCGAACGGGCCATCCAGGCCGAGATCGACGACGGGCGCGTTCGCCTCATCGTCGACGGGTCCGACCTGCGGTACATCTCGTCGGCCGGCCTCGGTGTGTTCATGAGCTTCATCGAGGAGGTGCGCGACAAGGGGGGCGACATCAAGATCTGCGGGCTCGTCCCGAAGGTCCGCCAGATCTTCGACATCCTGGGCTTTCCCGCCATCTACGACCTGGTCGACTCGAGGGATGCGGCCATCCAGCGGTTTGCCGAGGCGCCGACCCGGGAGGTGTAG
- a CDS encoding anti-sigma regulatory factor, which produces MPSLEQKFTLHVPSSTQNLAMIRDFVSSVGEQAGLREEDVAKLELAVDEACANAIEHAHGHDATKEVVVRATFDERTLHIEVVDTGRGFDLGHLAPADVEALVHERRSGGLGMTVMRSLMDEVSYEIVPGDGNRLRLVKRLDK; this is translated from the coding sequence ATGCCGTCGCTCGAGCAGAAGTTCACGCTGCACGTGCCCTCGTCGACGCAGAACCTGGCGATGATCCGCGACTTCGTGTCGAGCGTCGGCGAGCAGGCGGGTCTCCGTGAAGAGGACGTGGCGAAGCTCGAACTGGCCGTCGACGAGGCGTGTGCCAACGCGATCGAGCACGCGCATGGACACGACGCGACCAAGGAGGTGGTGGTGCGGGCGACGTTCGACGAGCGCACGCTGCACATCGAGGTGGTCGACACGGGACGCGGCTTCGATCTCGGCCACCTCGCCCCCGCAGACGTCGAGGCACTCGTGCACGAACGGCGATCGGGTGGGCTCGGCATGACCGTGATGCGGTCGCTGATGGACGAAGTGTCGTATGAGATCGTGCCGGGCGACGGCAACCGCCTTCGCCTGGTCAAGCGTCTCGACAAGTGA